Genomic DNA from Acidimicrobiia bacterium:
TCATGCCCACTGACACCGAGATCTGCCTCGACATGTCGTCGGACGATGTCATCCACAATTATTGGGTGCCCAAGCTGAACGGCAAGCGTTACCTCGTGCCGGGTCAGGCCACCGTGCTACTGCTCAGAGCCGACGAACCAGGTGAATACTGGGGTCAATGTGCGGAGTTTTGCGGCTTATCGCACGCCAAGATGCGCGCCAGGGTGATCGCGATGAACCCTGACGACTACGCAGATTGGCTCACCTCCCAGCAACGGCCGGCCTCGATGCCGGCCGACGGAACGATCGAACAGGAGGGTATGAATCTATTCCTGGGCGGCCAGTGCGTCAGTTGCCACAACATTTCCGGAGTAACGGCCAGTAATCCCGCCCTGGCGACCGGAAGTATCTACGGCCCGGATCTCACGCATTTTTCGAGTCGCGATGTCTTCGCTGGTGCAACCCTCAACCATGACGATCCGGGGGCGATCGAAAGCTGGATCGACAATCCGCCCCTCATCAAGCCCGGTTCTTTCATGCCGAATATCGATCTCACCCAACAGGAGATCGAGGCGTTAGCTGCCTACCTGAGGAGCCTTGACTGATGGCAACGACCGCTTCGCGTTCAGGCGCCCGCACCATCTTCCGCCGCCCGGACTCCAACACCGGTTTCTGGGGTTGGATCACGACCGCCGATCACAAGAAGATCGGGATCATGTACGGCTACACCGCCTTCACTTTCTTCATCCTCGGCGGCCTGGAAGCGCTGCTCCTACGGATCCAGCTCTCGCAGCCCGACAACGTGTTCCTGTCGGCTTCGGAGTACAACGCCATGTTCACGATGCATGGCACCACGATGATCTTTCTGTTCGTCATGCCAGTGTCGGCAGCCTTTTTCAACTATCTGCTGCCGCTCATGATCGGCGCCCGGGATGTCGCCTTCCCCCGGATGAACGCGGTCTCATACTGGATCTTCGTATTCGGCGGGATCTTCCTCTACAGCTCGTTTGTCTTCGGTACGACCGGCCCCCCGGAAGGCGGCAACCTCGCAGAAGTGGCGTCCCGATTGGGTTCGGGCCCGAACGGCGGATGGTTCGGATACGCTCCGAACTCCGGCCTTCGTTTCTCCACCGGGACCGTCATGGATTACTGGTCGATCGGGCTTCAGATTCTCGGCCTGGCATCACTCATTTCGTCGATCAACTTCATCGTGACCGTGTTCAACATGCGGGCCAAGGGTATGAAACTGCTCCGCATGCCAGTCTTCGTCTGGATGACGACGGTCGTCGCCTTCCTCCTCCTGTTCTCGCTACCGATCATCGCGGTGGCGCTCTTCATGATCACCTTCGACCGCAACGTAGGAACCCTGTTCTTTGATCCGTCGATGGGCGGCGATCCGATTCTCTGGCAGCACTTCTTCTGGTTGTTCGGTCACCCCGAGGTCTATATCTTGGTCCTTCCGGCTATGGGCATCGTGTCCGAAGTGCTCCCGACGTTCTCGCGCAAACCGCTCTTCGGCTATCCGGCGGTCGTGTTTGCCGGTGCGGCTATCGGATTTATGGGATTCGGCGTGTGGGCCCATCACATGTTTGCCTCCGGCGTCACGCCGATTACCCAGGCGGCGTTCGGCTTGTCAACGATGGCGATTGCCATCCCGACCGGCATCAAGATCTTCAACTGGATCGGAACGATCTGGGGCGGCAAGATCAAGCTGAATACCCCCATGCTGTTCTCGCTCGGCTTCGTCGGCATGTTCGTCATCGGCGGGCTCTCCGGCGTAACCCACTCGATCGTGCCGGCCGACTGGCAGCAGACCGACACCTACTACATCGTCGCCCACTTCCACTACGTCCTGTTCGGGGGCGCCATCTTCGGCCTGTTCTCGGGGCTGTATTACTGGTTCCCGAAGCTGACCGGTCGAATGTACTCAGAGACACTCGGCAAGCTCCACTTCTGGGTCTTCTTTGTCGGGTTCAACCTGACATTCGGGCCGATGCACTGGCTCGGGCTCAACGGCATGGTCCGCCGCACCTGGGTCTACGCGGAGGAAACCGGCCTGGGACCGTGGAATATGGTGGTCACGATCGGAGCGTTCATCATCGCCCTCGGGGTGCTCATCTTCATGATCAACTGGACCTGGTCAAAGCGCAACGGACCGATCGCACCATTCGATCCTTGGGATGCCAGAACGCTTGAGTGGACCCTGCCGTCTCCGACCCCCGAGTACAACTTTGCGGTCAACCCGGTCATAACGTCACTCGATGACTTCTGGCACAAGAAGTATTCCGAAGATGCGGACGGTCGACCGGTTCGACGCCCGGAGGCCACTGCCTTGCTCGCCGAATACGAGGAAGTCGGACTCAATCCACCAGAACCCATTCACCTCCCCAACCCTTCGTACTACCCGTTCTTGGTGGGAGTTGGCATGCCAATGGTCGGCTACGGACTCATATACGACAACACCGCCTGGGGTATTCCGTTGCTAATCCTCGGAGCGGTCACCATTGTCGGGTCGTTCATCGGATGGGGTGTCGAGCCGCTTGAGGAACCTCATGCCGACCACCACTCCGACGAACCCGACCACGAACATCCCGGTACCGATGGGGAGGACAGCTGATGTCTGACGTCGCGCACGCTGACGGCCACCACGATGTCCACGAGGGCACCGGCATCGACAACCGCAAACTCGGTATGTGGGTCTTCCTGTCGTCGGAGTTCATGTTCTTTGGAGCGCTCATCTCCAACTACATGTTGTTCAAGGGACGCGATTACAGCGCCTTCATGCCCACCGGCCAGAGTGTCCTCCTGCCAAGGGGCTTGTACGACATCCCGTTTACGTCGGTTTCATCATTTGTTCTTCTCATGTCATCACTGACGATGGTTCTCGCTCACGACGCCCTGGTGTCGGGAGACCAGAACCGGACCAGGGTCTGGTTGGCCGCCACCGGCATGCTCGGATCCGTGTTCATCGGCGGCCAAGTTTTCGAGTTCACCGAGTTCGTTCAACAGGGGATGACAATCTCATCGAACCCGGCGGCATCGGCCTTCTTCATGTTGACCGGGTTCCACGGGGCCCACGTGTTCTTCGGAATTCTCATGTTGCTGTCGCTGTACGGTATTTCCAAGCGACAGGGCGGCCTTACCGAGGTGCAAGGCCTGAACGTCGAACTAGTTGGCTTGTACTGGCACTTCGTTGACATCATCTGGATCGTCATTTTCACCATCGTCTACCTGATCCCCTGAGGAAGCCATGGCAGAAGAACACGCACTCGCCCATCCGACTCCCCGCCAATACGCTCAGATCGCCATTCTGCTGGCCTTTCTGACCGCCATTGAGGTATCGCTGTACTACCTGGAACAGAGCATCGATGCCTTCACAACGTCCATTTCTGCGCCGCTGCTCATTCTGTTGGCCGTCATGAAGTTTGTGATCGTGGTCGGCTGGTTCATGCATCTGCGGTTCGAAAAATCGTTGGTATCGAAGTTCTTCACCACCGGTTTCGTCGCCGCCATCGTTTTGTATGTGGCAGTCCTGTCAGCTCTCGGCGCCATCGTCCTGACCTGATGAACGAAATCCTCGGATTTCACCCTCATTACGACGTCGCTCTGACGATGGGCGGCCTGGTGGTCGCCTACCGCTATCTCAGTACCCGCATCGCCCGCAAGGTCCTTCCGGCTGGAACGGTTGGCGCCACCAGGCGCCAACAAGCTCAGTTCTACGGTGGGTTGGTGGTCATGTTTCTCGTGTCAAGCTGGCCGATCCATGATATTGGTGAGCAGTCGCTGTTCACCTTTCACATGATCGAACACCTGGTTATTGCCCTCGTAGGCGCCCCGCTCCTACTCCTGGGCGTGCCAAGATGGATGGCCTCATTCCTGGTCGAAAAACCAAAACAAGTCCGTCTTCTCAAAGCCGCCAGCCACCCGGTAGTCGCCTTCGCCTTCTTCAACTTCACACTGGCAGGCCTGCACTGGCCACAAATCATCGAGTTGATGGTGACGATTCCGTGGTTACACTTTGCCGTCCATGCCACCCTGTTCACGTCGGCGGTTCTGATGTGGATGCCGGTGCTGTCCCCCCACCCTCAGGTTCCGCGACTGAAGCCGCCGGGCGCCATGATGTATCTCTTCGCCCAGTCCCTGGTCCCCACCATTCCGGCGGCCTTTCTGATTTTTGGCAATACCCCGATGTACCCGCATTACGCAGAGGCGCCCAAGCTGTGGGGCTGGAGTCCAATGATGGATCAGGCGATCGCAGGGGTCATCATGAAACTCGGCGGTGGATTCCTCTTGTGGGCGATCATCACCGTTATCTGGTTTCGCTGGTACCGGCAAGAACGCAAGTGGGATGCCATCGAGCGGAACCTACGCGAGACCGTCTAGGGAACTGCCGGGTGGGCTAAGAGCCAATCAAACTCTGGATTCGGAACGCCGGGACCGCTTTATATCCACACCTGAACAACGGCGTTGTCTCCAGCTGGTTGGTCGGTCTCCGAGTGCTCGCTATCCCCACCCGAGACGGCGTTCGTAACCAGGGCAACGAAGAGCAACACAACACCGATCCCGACCGCCGCCACCGCAAACTCTCCCGCGCTGATGGTGCCATTGGGTTTCGAAGCCGCCAGGCCGGCGAACGTGAGGACACCTCCGGCTGCCACGATGGCGATGAGCGGCGCAGACGCATGGAACGTAAGAAGTAACCACGCGAACGGCAGAACAAACGAGGCGATCGCCAGAATCACCAATACCGGCATAAGGTACGAGGTGGCCAGCCGGTGTTTGATGACATCTGATTCGGCTTCCTCATCCTCGGTCAGTCCAGCTGGCGACGCCATCATTTGCACAGCGGCCGCCACGGCGACTCCGACAATGATCATGATCACCACCAGGAGCAGTGAAGAGGCCACCGGCGACATCGCAACCATTACCGGATCTTCGGGGAGAACCGGCTCGATCGTAGATCCGGCCCCAATCAGCACGCCGGAGCCCACCAGCCCGGCGACCGCTCCCACGGCAGCTCCGACCACCGTCAGGCTCCCGCGCCGCGACCGGATGGAAAAGTCTCTGTCGAACCAAGCCGGAATAGCCGAAGCGGCTCCGGCGAGCAGCCCTCCAAACAGCGTGGTCAAGATCGTGACGTAGAGAACGACGTCGGCAGGGGCAGCCAGACTGCTGGCCCTGAGCGCCTCGCCGTCGAAGGCGGGAGCGATTCTGGTCAGAGCAAACCGGGTACTGACGACGGCCGCAAAGATTCCGAACATGAGCCCTGCCATGGCTCCGAGCTTGGCCCCGAACGCCAGACGGTCACGAATCGGCGGGGCTACGATCGGCTCTTCTGGTTCCTCCAGAACCGCTACTGCCATCGGGGCGGCAGTTTGAGCAACCGCGCGTTCCGGGGCCTCGGCGATCGGGACGGCAGCCGGAGCTTCCGCCACCACTTCTGCAGGTGCACTTGTCGCGGCGGCGGCAGCAGGGGTCGCCGGACTCACCGACCCACCCCCGGACCAGGCAGACAAGACATCGTCCACGCTACTGCCTGAGGCTTCGGCACGAGCCCGCGCCGACCGCATCACCAACTCTTCGGGTACCTTCATCGACTGGGCGATGGATTGAGAAACGTCGCTCATAGCCGCCATAGTAGATGGCAAAACGGCCGAGGGCGAAGCAAGCGCCTCTAGTTGGAAAAACCGTCCTGATCTTGTTGCTGGGCGAGACCGTTCTCGTCTTTGGCAGCCTCGACTTCTGACGCTTCGGCGCGGGTACGCACCGATCGTTCGCTCCGGCGTAACAGCAACAATCCGAGGATGATGACCCCAACCATGA
This window encodes:
- the ctaD gene encoding cytochrome c oxidase subunit I, which gives rise to MATTASRSGARTIFRRPDSNTGFWGWITTADHKKIGIMYGYTAFTFFILGGLEALLLRIQLSQPDNVFLSASEYNAMFTMHGTTMIFLFVMPVSAAFFNYLLPLMIGARDVAFPRMNAVSYWIFVFGGIFLYSSFVFGTTGPPEGGNLAEVASRLGSGPNGGWFGYAPNSGLRFSTGTVMDYWSIGLQILGLASLISSINFIVTVFNMRAKGMKLLRMPVFVWMTTVVAFLLLFSLPIIAVALFMITFDRNVGTLFFDPSMGGDPILWQHFFWLFGHPEVYILVLPAMGIVSEVLPTFSRKPLFGYPAVVFAGAAIGFMGFGVWAHHMFASGVTPITQAAFGLSTMAIAIPTGIKIFNWIGTIWGGKIKLNTPMLFSLGFVGMFVIGGLSGVTHSIVPADWQQTDTYYIVAHFHYVLFGGAIFGLFSGLYYWFPKLTGRMYSETLGKLHFWVFFVGFNLTFGPMHWLGLNGMVRRTWVYAEETGLGPWNMVVTIGAFIIALGVLIFMINWTWSKRNGPIAPFDPWDARTLEWTLPSPTPEYNFAVNPVITSLDDFWHKKYSEDADGRPVRRPEATALLAEYEEVGLNPPEPIHLPNPSYYPFLVGVGMPMVGYGLIYDNTAWGIPLLILGAVTIVGSFIGWGVEPLEEPHADHHSDEPDHEHPGTDGEDS
- a CDS encoding cytochrome c oxidase assembly protein, with protein sequence MNEILGFHPHYDVALTMGGLVVAYRYLSTRIARKVLPAGTVGATRRQQAQFYGGLVVMFLVSSWPIHDIGEQSLFTFHMIEHLVIALVGAPLLLLGVPRWMASFLVEKPKQVRLLKAASHPVVAFAFFNFTLAGLHWPQIIELMVTIPWLHFAVHATLFTSAVLMWMPVLSPHPQVPRLKPPGAMMYLFAQSLVPTIPAAFLIFGNTPMYPHYAEAPKLWGWSPMMDQAIAGVIMKLGGGFLLWAIITVIWFRWYRQERKWDAIERNLRETV
- the coxB gene encoding cytochrome c oxidase subunit II; the protein is MDSLDPQGPIATDIDGLFRLTLNIATVIFVLVTGALLYATIRFRDRGDRTPEPKQVEGNARFEVIWTVIPVLILASIAVPTVDRIFKYTSCADDALHIEVTGHQWWFEYNYPDDGFSTANVLVMPTDTEICLDMSSDDVIHNYWVPKLNGKRYLVPGQATVLLLRADEPGEYWGQCAEFCGLSHAKMRARVIAMNPDDYADWLTSQQRPASMPADGTIEQEGMNLFLGGQCVSCHNISGVTASNPALATGSIYGPDLTHFSSRDVFAGATLNHDDPGAIESWIDNPPLIKPGSFMPNIDLTQQEIEALAAYLRSLD
- a CDS encoding cytochrome C oxidase subunit IV family protein, which produces MAEEHALAHPTPRQYAQIAILLAFLTAIEVSLYYLEQSIDAFTTSISAPLLILLAVMKFVIVVGWFMHLRFEKSLVSKFFTTGFVAAIVLYVAVLSALGAIVLT
- a CDS encoding heme-copper oxidase subunit III, which produces MSDVAHADGHHDVHEGTGIDNRKLGMWVFLSSEFMFFGALISNYMLFKGRDYSAFMPTGQSVLLPRGLYDIPFTSVSSFVLLMSSLTMVLAHDALVSGDQNRTRVWLAATGMLGSVFIGGQVFEFTEFVQQGMTISSNPAASAFFMLTGFHGAHVFFGILMLLSLYGISKRQGGLTEVQGLNVELVGLYWHFVDIIWIVIFTIVYLIP